One window from the genome of Actinomycetota bacterium encodes:
- a CDS encoding hydrogenase iron-sulfur subunit: protein MSNFEPEIIAFCCNQCAYAAADLTGSMRMNYPPNVKIIKLPCAGKFETIYMLKAFEMGADGGIVAGCLEGCCHYRTGNLQAAKRIKRVKRILKELGLEEERVDIFYMSSAMGREFAEAATKITETVRKLGPNPIKKIKSEKVKI, encoded by the coding sequence ATGAGTAATTTTGAACCTGAAATAATAGCTTTTTGTTGTAATCAATGTGCATATGCTGCAGCTGACCTTACTGGTTCTATGAGAATGAATTATCCTCCAAATGTTAAGATAATTAAACTACCTTGTGCTGGAAAATTTGAAACAATATATATGTTGAAAGCGTTTGAAATGGGAGCTGATGGAGGAATCGTGGCGGGATGTTTGGAAGGTTGTTGTCATTATAGAACTGGAAATCTGCAAGCAGCTAAAAGAATTAAAAGGGTTAAGAGGATATTAAAAGAGTTAGGTTTGGAAGAAGAAAGAGTCGATATATTTTATATGTCTTCAGCTATGGGACGTGAATTTGCTGAAGCTGCTACTAAAATAACTGAGACGGTTAGAAAGTTAGGTCCAAATCCAATTAAAAAAATCAAATCTGAAAAAGTAAAAATTTAA
- a CDS encoding FAD-dependent oxidoreductase: MEDISKISKELEKIGSVLVVGGGTAGVQAAFDLVESGFKVYLVEKSWTLGGKMAQLDKTYPTLDCFFCGIAPEPLGCLRNFDVETMAFDDALVDISEKRMCRATIVRKPHYIDGKHFNLEILSSVEVSRVRGYPGNFEVALYKTPNFVDINKCTGCGKCAEVCPVKIPSEYDASLVERKIIYRPYPQIMKNIFRIDKIDLKEEVQKYHPELDIKSCLSCRKCEEICPEGAINFNAVPEMQYINVGAIILAQGFELIDPFTITELGFSRFKNVITSLQLERIMTKSGPSGGRLVRPSDDKEPGKIGFIQCVGTRNKKHDYCSTVCCMHATKEAILAKENLPEIEAKIFTLDMRAYGKGYEELYQKAKNFYGVDYIRSRPSFIEEDPETQDLIITYVSKNGKLVKENFQVIVLSMGFVAPKTTKRDSQIYQIELNEHGFIKTTDFKPLNTSRDGIFVCGSFSEPKDIPDSITEGSGTTALASALLADQKGSLIEKKKYPIQMEIDYENPRIGVILCQCGNEISRVVKMAELVKFIRTISDIVVVENEFYACSPQIEKKIEYIMTQYNLNRLVVGACSPRTHAPLFKEILRDIGINYNMVEVVNLREQCSWVHYSSPYKATQKAMSLIQMAIAKIKKAKPLLENYVGINSRALIVGGGMAGMVVALNLAEQGHPVTLVEKEDELGGHLKKIVFTLSGEDPQKLLVNLRKMISSNTNIEVLFNSEVTDVKGYVGNFQSKVVIKKPGEKEEIKKIMHGVTIIATGGDEYRGNEYLLNKDSRVMTQVDFEQKLTDNQEKLGTIGNLAMIQCVGCRNNERTYCSRVCCGKAIKNAIKFKEKNPDSNIFIFYKDIRSYGFIEQYYTKAREMGIMFMRFEDDKKPEVQKYNNKKSLEISFFDLNLKKNLKIKVGLIVLSTAIIPLEGNKKLANMLGVPLDENGFFLEKHIKVRPVDTKRDGIFVCGLAHSPKYLRETIAQALATASRASTVLSKKEMRIGIKISKVDEEKCIGCLTCVRVCPSGVPKINEQGVSEINPFECKGCGICASACPANAIDVVNYPHDQMIATELSLREEVLV; the protein is encoded by the coding sequence ATGGAAGATATCTCTAAAATAAGTAAAGAATTAGAAAAGATTGGCTCAGTATTAGTAGTTGGTGGCGGTACTGCTGGTGTTCAAGCAGCTTTTGATCTTGTTGAGTCTGGCTTCAAAGTCTACCTTGTTGAAAAATCGTGGACTCTGGGTGGTAAGATGGCTCAACTTGACAAAACATATCCTACTCTTGATTGCTTTTTCTGTGGAATAGCTCCTGAACCATTGGGTTGTCTACGTAATTTTGATGTAGAAACTATGGCTTTTGATGATGCACTTGTTGATATAAGTGAAAAAAGAATGTGCAGAGCAACAATAGTGAGAAAGCCTCACTACATTGATGGGAAACATTTTAATTTAGAGATTTTATCTTCAGTTGAGGTTTCCAGAGTACGTGGATATCCTGGCAACTTTGAAGTGGCATTATATAAAACACCTAACTTTGTAGATATAAATAAATGTACTGGATGTGGAAAATGTGCTGAGGTCTGCCCAGTAAAAATTCCAAGTGAGTATGATGCCAGTCTGGTTGAAAGAAAAATAATCTATCGACCTTACCCACAAATTATGAAAAATATCTTCAGAATAGATAAGATAGATTTAAAGGAAGAGGTACAGAAATATCATCCAGAATTAGATATTAAAAGTTGTCTTTCATGTAGAAAATGTGAAGAAATATGTCCTGAAGGTGCTATAAACTTTAATGCTGTCCCTGAAATGCAATACATCAATGTAGGGGCGATAATTTTAGCTCAGGGATTTGAACTTATTGATCCATTTACTATAACTGAACTTGGTTTTAGTAGGTTCAAAAATGTGATCACCTCTCTCCAATTAGAAAGAATCATGACTAAATCTGGTCCTTCGGGAGGAAGACTTGTCAGACCATCCGATGATAAAGAGCCAGGAAAAATCGGTTTTATTCAGTGCGTTGGAACAAGAAATAAGAAACATGATTATTGTTCGACTGTATGCTGCATGCATGCTACAAAGGAAGCAATCTTAGCCAAAGAAAATTTGCCAGAAATAGAAGCTAAAATTTTTACACTTGATATGAGGGCATACGGTAAAGGTTATGAGGAACTATATCAAAAAGCAAAGAATTTTTATGGGGTTGACTACATAAGAAGTAGACCTTCCTTTATTGAAGAAGACCCAGAAACTCAAGACTTAATTATTACCTATGTAAGTAAAAATGGTAAATTAGTGAAAGAAAATTTTCAAGTGATTGTTCTTTCTATGGGGTTTGTTGCTCCAAAAACAACCAAAAGAGATAGTCAAATATATCAAATAGAACTGAACGAGCATGGATTTATCAAAACTACTGATTTTAAACCTCTAAATACAAGTAGAGATGGAATATTTGTATGTGGTTCCTTCTCTGAACCAAAAGACATACCAGATTCTATCACTGAAGGAAGTGGAACTACTGCTTTGGCATCAGCATTGTTAGCAGATCAAAAAGGCAGTCTTATTGAGAAAAAGAAATATCCTATTCAAATGGAAATTGATTATGAAAATCCAAGAATTGGTGTAATTCTTTGTCAGTGTGGAAATGAGATTTCCAGAGTAGTTAAGATGGCAGAGTTGGTAAAATTTATAAGAACCATCAGTGATATAGTTGTTGTAGAAAATGAATTCTATGCTTGCTCACCTCAAATTGAGAAAAAAATAGAATATATTATGACTCAGTATAATCTAAACAGATTAGTTGTAGGTGCCTGCTCTCCAAGAACACATGCTCCGCTTTTCAAAGAAATTCTAAGAGATATTGGAATAAATTATAATATGGTTGAGGTTGTTAATTTAAGAGAACAATGTAGTTGGGTTCACTATAGTTCTCCCTATAAGGCGACTCAAAAAGCTATGAGCTTAATTCAGATGGCAATAGCTAAAATAAAGAAAGCAAAACCACTTCTGGAAAATTATGTAGGTATTAATTCTCGAGCACTTATAGTAGGTGGAGGAATGGCAGGAATGGTAGTAGCCTTGAACCTGGCAGAGCAAGGACATCCTGTAACCTTAGTAGAAAAAGAGGATGAGTTAGGAGGGCATTTAAAAAAGATAGTTTTTACCCTATCAGGAGAAGATCCACAAAAACTATTGGTTAATCTAAGAAAGATGATCAGTTCAAATACGAATATAGAAGTTTTATTCAATTCAGAAGTTACAGATGTGAAGGGATATGTTGGTAATTTCCAGTCAAAAGTAGTTATAAAAAAACCAGGAGAAAAAGAGGAAATCAAAAAAATTATGCATGGGGTTACCATCATTGCCACAGGTGGAGATGAGTATAGGGGTAATGAATACCTGTTAAATAAAGATAGTAGAGTAATGACACAAGTTGATTTTGAACAAAAACTTACTGATAACCAGGAGAAACTAGGTACAATAGGTAACCTGGCTATGATTCAATGTGTAGGATGTAGAAATAATGAAAGAACTTATTGTAGTAGGGTTTGTTGTGGAAAAGCCATAAAAAATGCAATTAAATTTAAGGAAAAAAATCCTGATTCAAATATATTTATTTTTTATAAGGATATTAGAAGCTACGGATTTATAGAGCAGTATTATACAAAAGCACGAGAAATGGGTATTATGTTTATGAGATTTGAAGATGATAAAAAACCTGAAGTGCAAAAGTATAATAATAAAAAATCATTAGAGATTTCATTCTTCGATCTTAATTTAAAAAAGAATCTTAAAATTAAAGTAGGTTTAATTGTTCTTTCTACAGCCATTATTCCTCTTGAAGGAAATAAAAAATTAGCAAATATGCTGGGAGTGCCTCTGGATGAAAATGGATTCTTTTTAGAGAAGCATATAAAAGTAAGACCGGTTGATACAAAAAGGGATGGAATATTTGTTTGTGGTCTTGCTCACTCTCCTAAATATTTAAGAGAGACTATAGCTCAAGCATTAGCTACTGCTTCTCGAGCAAGTACCGTCTTATCAAAGAAAGAGATGCGGATAGGAATTAAAATCTCTAAAGTAGATGAGGAGAAATGTATAGGTTGCTTAACCTGTGTAAGAGTTTGTCCTTCAGGAGTACCAAAAATAAATGAGCAAGGAGTATCTGAGATAAATCCATTTGAGTGCAAAGGTTGCGGAATATGTGCCTCTGCTTGCCCAGCTAATGCTATAGATGTAGTTAACTACCCTCATGATCAGATGATTGCTACAGAATTATCATTAAGAGAGGAAGTGTTAGTTTAA
- a CDS encoding hydrogenase iron-sulfur subunit, translating to MFEPEIIAFCCEYCGYSAADLAGAMRVEYPPNVVIVRVPCAGYLTHVHILRVFEEGYDGVFIASCLEGSCQYRTGNERAEKMVSTVKKSLDEVRIGGERLEIYKMASSMGKYFADIAINMTEKIKKLGPNPIKLIEERFEEEERRQLKEMGVGISTT from the coding sequence ATGTTTGAACCTGAAATAATAGCTTTTTGTTGTGAATATTGTGGTTACTCTGCTGCTGATTTAGCTGGAGCGATGAGAGTCGAGTATCCTCCAAACGTTGTAATAGTAAGAGTTCCATGTGCAGGATACTTAACACATGTTCATATATTGAGAGTATTTGAGGAGGGTTATGATGGAGTCTTTATTGCTAGTTGTCTTGAAGGAAGCTGTCAATATAGAACCGGAAATGAAAGAGCAGAGAAAATGGTGTCAACAGTAAAGAAGTCGTTAGATGAAGTCAGAATAGGTGGAGAGAGATTGGAGATTTATAAAATGGCTTCCTCTATGGGAAAATATTTCGCTGATATTGCCATAAATATGACTGAGAAAATTAAAAAATTAGGTCCTAATCCTATAAAATTAATAGAAGAAAGATTTGAGGAAGAGGAGCGTAGACAGTTAAAAGAAATGGGAGTGGGAATCTCAACTACTTAA
- a CDS encoding methylenetetrahydrofolate reductase C-terminal domain-containing protein, translating to MIVAERKPFDEIKEIIKDKKNITIIGCGTCVTINQTGGEKEVAILASELRIAKKLDGDSVNVKQLTIQRQCEREFVEEISQKIEQADVVLSMACGVGVQTMAGIYPDKLIFPTLNTISMAFPDKPGFFKEMCIGCGNCVLCEYGGICPITRCSKSMLNGPCGGSRDGKCEVDPDIECAWQLIVDKLKKQGRLDILTKIKPAKDWSSSHHGGPRTLIIEEAEI from the coding sequence ATGATTGTAGCAGAAAGAAAACCCTTCGACGAAATAAAAGAAATAATAAAAGATAAAAAAAATATAACGATTATTGGCTGTGGAACTTGTGTTACCATAAATCAGACAGGTGGAGAAAAAGAAGTTGCTATATTAGCTTCTGAGTTAAGAATTGCTAAAAAGCTTGATGGTGATAGTGTTAATGTTAAACAATTAACAATTCAAAGGCAATGTGAAAGGGAATTTGTAGAAGAGATAAGTCAAAAGATTGAACAAGCAGATGTAGTTCTTTCTATGGCTTGTGGAGTTGGAGTTCAGACAATGGCTGGGATATATCCAGATAAATTAATATTTCCTACCCTGAATACAATATCCATGGCATTTCCTGATAAACCTGGTTTTTTTAAGGAAATGTGTATAGGTTGTGGAAATTGTGTTCTATGTGAATATGGAGGAATTTGTCCAATTACACGCTGTTCAAAAAGTATGTTGAATGGTCCCTGTGGAGGATCTCGAGATGGAAAATGCGAAGTCGATCCTGATATTGAATGTGCTTGGCAACTTATAGTTGATAAATTAAAAAAACAGGGTCGTTTAGATATATTAACTAAAATAAAACCTGCAAAGGATTGGTCCTCTTCTCATCATGGAGGACCAAGAACATTAATAATTGAAGAGGCTGAGATATAG
- a CDS encoding methylenetetrahydrofolate reductase — protein MKSESNLEKLLSRGEFVVTAELGPPKGANINTIINKVKILKGFCDAVNITDNQTSIVRMSSIASAIKIIQLGMEPIIQMVTRDRNRIALQSDLIGAAALGVKNVLCLTGDHQSFGNHPSSKNVFDVDSIQLVKMFKDMRDEHKFQCGEEMKHPPEIFIGAAANPFADPFDFRPIRLAKKVNAGVDFIQTQLVYNIEKFKEYMKKVREMGLHKKVYILAGVGPIKSVGMAKYMQKNVAGMDVPDKIVERLKKSKDAKEEGINICVDIIQEIKEIEGVSGVHIMAIAWEEAVPIIVEKTGLLPRPKP, from the coding sequence ATGAAATCAGAGAGCAATTTAGAGAAATTATTAAGCAGAGGGGAATTCGTAGTTACAGCTGAGCTTGGTCCTCCAAAGGGAGCCAATATTAATACAATTATTAATAAAGTAAAAATATTAAAAGGATTTTGTGATGCTGTAAATATCACAGATAATCAAACTTCTATTGTTAGAATGTCTTCTATTGCATCCGCCATTAAAATTATACAATTAGGAATGGAACCCATAATTCAAATGGTAACGAGAGATAGAAACAGAATAGCACTTCAGAGCGATTTAATTGGAGCTGCTGCTCTTGGTGTAAAAAATGTTCTTTGTCTTACTGGAGATCATCAAAGTTTTGGAAATCATCCTTCAAGTAAAAATGTTTTTGATGTTGATTCAATCCAGTTGGTAAAAATGTTCAAGGATATGAGAGATGAACATAAGTTTCAATGTGGTGAAGAGATGAAACATCCTCCAGAGATCTTCATAGGGGCTGCTGCTAATCCATTTGCTGATCCCTTTGACTTTCGACCTATAAGATTGGCTAAAAAGGTGAATGCAGGTGTTGATTTTATACAAACTCAATTAGTTTATAATATAGAAAAATTCAAAGAATATATGAAGAAGGTCAGAGAAATGGGCTTACACAAAAAGGTTTATATACTTGCTGGAGTTGGACCAATTAAATCTGTGGGAATGGCTAAATACATGCAAAAAAATGTAGCTGGTATGGATGTCCCTGACAAGATAGTAGAAAGACTTAAAAAAAGCAAAGATGCAAAAGAAGAAGGTATAAATATTTGTGTAGATATAATCCAGGAAATTAAAGAGATAGAAGGTGTATCTGGAGTCCATATAATGGCTATAGCCTGGGAAGAAGCGGTTCCAATTATTGTTGAAAAAACTGGATTACTTCCCAGACCAAAACCATAA
- a CDS encoding 4Fe-4S dicluster domain-containing protein, which produces MNDKVPDKLLKIDRSLAQKFIKTPGQNPYLCYQCNKCSCGCPTAHKMTLLPHQIMRAVQLGQMEMILDNDSIFYCSFCHTCLERCPQGIAVSEIISKLKGMVAKIKGMPSAYKDEFKMIAETGRTSPLTSAVRRRREQLGLPSLSETVGKGEAKKIIKKTEIISYIEK; this is translated from the coding sequence ATGAATGATAAAGTACCAGATAAGCTTTTAAAAATAGATAGATCTTTAGCGCAGAAGTTTATAAAAACACCTGGTCAAAATCCTTATTTGTGCTATCAATGTAATAAATGTAGTTGTGGATGTCCTACAGCTCATAAAATGACTTTACTACCACATCAGATTATGAGAGCTGTCCAACTGGGTCAGATGGAAATGATACTGGATAACGACTCTATATTTTACTGCTCTTTCTGCCATACTTGCTTAGAAAGATGTCCGCAGGGAATTGCTGTATCAGAGATCATATCTAAATTGAAGGGTATGGTAGCTAAGATAAAAGGAATGCCTTCTGCATACAAGGATGAGTTTAAAATGATAGCTGAAACTGGTAGAACTTCTCCTCTAACATCTGCAGTTAGAAGAAGAAGAGAACAACTCGGATTACCTTCATTATCTGAAACAGTTGGAAAGGGAGAAGCTAAAAAGATCATTAAAAAAACAGAAATAATCTCATATATAGAAAAATAA
- a CDS encoding CoB--CoM heterodisulfide reductase iron-sulfur subunit B family protein → MGNQEITKKQENYDYLLFLGCLIPTSLPYMEIAARKSLEILNIKLKETNDFACCPDPVGIKAMDEITWLSLGARNLCVAQKIGLDILTLCNGCYETLKETSHILKEQKETLEKVNKILSSVNKEYKGNIIVKHIAEVLYKEVGTSKISSVVKKPLKNLKVSAFYGCHVVRPSEIMEFDDPENPKFLDELIEAIGCISVPRMQKMLCCGAPLLGVNMELSLEMAKNNLDYIKSSGADCIVTLCPFCQTQFDRNQAVIQRKFNLDYNLPALYYPELLCLALGVEPEKLGFNLHRVKVDPILEKIL, encoded by the coding sequence ATGGGAAATCAAGAAATAACAAAAAAGCAAGAAAATTATGATTATCTTCTATTTTTAGGGTGTCTTATTCCAACCTCACTTCCCTATATGGAGATAGCTGCAAGAAAATCCTTAGAAATATTAAATATTAAACTAAAAGAAACAAATGATTTTGCGTGTTGCCCAGATCCGGTTGGAATAAAAGCCATGGATGAAATAACCTGGTTATCTCTTGGAGCTCGAAATCTATGTGTGGCACAGAAGATAGGTTTAGATATTCTCACTCTTTGTAATGGTTGCTATGAAACTTTAAAAGAAACAAGTCATATATTAAAAGAGCAAAAAGAAACTTTAGAGAAAGTAAATAAAATATTATCTTCAGTAAACAAAGAATATAAAGGAAACATAATAGTAAAACATATAGCTGAAGTTCTTTACAAAGAAGTTGGTACCTCCAAAATTTCCAGTGTTGTAAAAAAACCATTAAAAAATTTGAAAGTATCCGCTTTTTACGGTTGTCATGTAGTAAGACCCAGTGAAATAATGGAATTTGACGATCCTGAAAATCCGAAATTCCTGGATGAATTAATAGAAGCTATAGGTTGTATTTCAGTTCCTAGAATGCAAAAGATGTTATGTTGTGGAGCTCCACTACTTGGAGTAAATATGGAATTATCCTTAGAAATGGCTAAAAATAATCTTGATTATATTAAATCTTCAGGAGCAGATTGTATTGTAACTCTATGTCCATTCTGCCAGACTCAATTTGATAGAAACCAAGCTGTTATACAAAGAAAATTTAATTTAGATTACAATTTACCAGCTTTATATTATCCTGAATTGCTTTGTTTAGCTTTGGGAGTTGAACCTGAAAAATTAGGTTTTAATCTCCATAGAGTCAAAGTAGATCCAATATTGGAAAAAATCCTGTAA
- the lipA gene encoding lipoyl synthase: protein MYRKRLPRWLKKKIPDLKAIKDMEKMLRDHNLHTVCESALCPNLGECFHRKTATFMILGNTCTRNCSFCVVKKGKPLPLDENEPKNIAKVVNLLKLSHVVITSVTRDDLEDGGANQFVDCIKEIKRIKPNPSIEVLIPDFSGNFNNLNMVLAYFPDVLNHNIETVSRLYPEIRPGADYNMSLRILEKAKKYSKSIIVKSGFMVGLGEKWDEILDLLKDLSNTGCDIVTIGQYLQPSKNHTPIYKFYNPDEFVDLKRIALNMGIKYIESGPFVRSSYKASDALKYFKNSKFQ from the coding sequence ATGTATAGGAAGAGACTTCCTCGTTGGCTTAAGAAAAAAATTCCTGATTTGAAAGCCATTAAGGATATGGAAAAAATGCTGAGGGATCATAATTTACACACGGTTTGCGAGAGTGCACTATGTCCAAATTTGGGAGAGTGCTTTCATAGAAAAACTGCAACCTTTATGATTTTAGGAAATACCTGTACAAGAAATTGTAGCTTTTGTGTAGTTAAAAAAGGTAAACCTCTTCCATTAGATGAAAATGAACCAAAAAATATTGCTAAGGTTGTTAATTTATTAAAACTTTCACATGTAGTAATTACATCTGTTACAAGAGATGATTTAGAAGATGGTGGAGCCAATCAATTTGTTGATTGTATAAAAGAAATAAAAAGAATAAAGCCAAATCCTTCTATTGAGGTTTTGATTCCAGATTTTAGTGGTAATTTTAATAACTTAAATATGGTTTTAGCTTATTTTCCTGATGTATTAAATCATAATATAGAAACAGTTTCCAGACTTTATCCTGAAATAAGACCTGGTGCTGATTATAATATGTCTTTAAGAATTCTTGAAAAAGCTAAAAAATACTCAAAAAGTATAATTGTTAAATCTGGGTTCATGGTTGGTTTGGGGGAGAAGTGGGATGAAATTTTAGATTTGTTAAAGGATTTATCAAATACAGGTTGTGATATTGTAACAATAGGGCAATATTTGCAACCATCAAAAAATCACACACCTATTTATAAATTCTACAATCCCGATGAATTTGTAGATCTAAAGCGAATTGCACTAAATATGGGAATAAAATATATAGAATCTGGACCTTTTGTCCGTTCTTCATATAAAGCAAGTGATGCATTAAAATATTTTAAAAATTCTAAATTTCAATAA